The genome window AGCCCGTTGCCGCTGCCGCACCGCCGACAGCGGCGCCGCCTCAGGTACAGGGGCAGGCGCCAAACTCGAGCTGATTTTTGGATTCACGTGACGGACCATGCAAGCAGTCCAAGAGGAGTAGCATGATGTAACGATTATGAGATAAACATATTATCGGCAGTAGCTTGGAAAAGTGCAGGTGCATTGGGGTTTGATGCACACATTAGCAGTTAGAGGGCGGAACCATGCACCCGTCCGTCACCTCGTCACCTGGTGGAGGGCAAATTGTCACCGAATACCAACATCAAACTTGACTGTCGctctcattctcatccCACAATGGCTCCCTCCAACAGTACCCGCATCTGACAATGGTTGATCACGGCCTATTGCAGGGCGAAGCACCGCCCTCAGCTGACATTCTTACAGCCTGGCTCAAGGAGTATGGAGTGCTAGTGTCGGATGGTGTGAAGATTGTGCCGATGGCCGATGGGACTGGTTGGCGTGTAGTCGCCGCGCGGGATCTCGAGCCGTTCGAGCCAAGTATGCTAATCAAAGTTTGTTATACTAACACCAGTCGTTAAGATTCCAAAATCGGCTATCCTCTCTACTCGCACGTGCTCACTTCCCCCACTCTCGACTTCAATCGACAGCGTTGCCACCACTTCGCATAccatcctcggcctcgcctTGGCACTCCTGCACGAACTCCGCCTTGGCCCCGACTCAAGGTTCTGGGGATATACCCAGTCGCTTCCGCGCGCcaccgtcctcgtcccatCCTTGTGGCCACTGGATCCCAATGCCGAGTCGGCATCTGCGTGGCTGCAAGGTACCGAAGCGAGTAGGGATATCGAGCGTCGCAAACTCGAGGGTATCGGACTTGTAAGTTGCATTCCGCCGCACCTCATTCCACCCACATGTTCTGTCATGGCTCGGCACGTTAGGTTTGTTCGGGGTGTCCGGTCTTGACCCGATCCACCCGATTGACAGTGCCCCTCCCGATTCCCCGTTTCTCGATATCCGAACGAGAGATTGGGGGCGCCATCGGCTTTAGCTGTTTACACCCTCTACTCCTCGCTGGCCTATTCCTGAGCATCGCTAACAACAGGATTCGATGCGACGGTGGTACGCTGCGACAAGGACACATCTTCCCCCCACCCGCTTTCACACCGGCCCGTCACCCTTCGAAGCGTTCGCACACGCTTACAGCCTGGTGTCGACCCGTGCtttcctcgtcgacctgtACCATCTGGTTGCGCTATGCCCATTCGCGGACCTCCTGAATCACAGCGGGGCAAATCACACCTCGCTCGCGAGCGACGACTTTGTATGTCACCGCTGCGGATCCCTACCAGTCTGCGAGCATGATGGGCCCGACCTTGATCGCCTAACGCACCTCGAGGAACGGGAGCGCGCCCGCCTCACTGAGCCAGACACGGTGGACATGTACGTCGAGATGcctgctgcggctggcgACGAAGTGATGAACACGTACGGCGAGCACCTCTCAGAGGCGCGACTGCTCGTCGAGTGGGGATTCGTGCCGTCTGAGGAGGACGCAGGAGACGCGCTTgtggccgaggccgtcacctgggaggtggaggagctcctTCAGGGGACCAAGGAGGTTGACGTGATCGACGCTGTTGTGGCCGCATCAAGTCACCTCGAGGAATGTGAGGACGCACTCCTCTGCCTTCCCTCGAGAGGTATGTACCACATCAATCTGGCTGGACAGGTCAGCCTCCGCCTCTTCGCTGCGCTGTACGCGCGCCATGCGCCGCTGCGCTtcctgctcggcgacgtccGATGCCTAGAGGAGGCATGGGAGATGGTGGAGAACGGCTGTGAGAGCATTCCCATCAATAAACATCTTGTGGCCGTTGCGTCTGACCTTCGCGAGCTCGTACTCGCGCGGTTGCAGGGCATGTACCGGCCCGATATGGAGGTTGGGAAGATGTGTGATACCCGCGAGGTAAGTCATGTGATTGAGGAGAGTgggctgacggcaggcgCTACCAGATGACGCTCGGCTGGAGCATATGGCCATGACGGTTGCGATTAATGAGCGCGCGCTGCTGCGGTCTGTATTGGAGCGGTGGGAGACGCTGCTGGCTGCGGTGGAATAGATCGGTAGATGTATGGAGGTGACTGTCAAGTGAGTtgaggcgaggaaggtgggttGACACACTGGACAAGGGTGCTTGACTCAGCTAGTTCTGCTTTCACTCTTCACTCGTCTCATCTGACTCATCTCTAATCTCTCATCCATCTCAACTTCATTCATTCTCGTTTCGTCCTTTACACGCTCCATTGCCTCATCATCTACAACATTGTACGCAACTCCCCCAACAGCCTCCCCCGGCTCTGTCAACGAGTCTGACGGTCTCGTTGAGTTGACCAGCAGACAACCACCTCgcccaaccttcctccatGTCGGAACTCTCCAAGTTTCGCCGCGCTGCGGGCGAACGCTACGTGCCCTACACTCCCACCGATGGCTTAAACCTCCAACTCCGtgcgcctcagcctcgacgccgcgtatatggggaggaggaaggcgtaCCCGCTCTGCCGCCGATGAAGGACGTCGTCTCGCACAGCAAGGGCGCTAATttcgacgccgccgccgctttACGTGGCCTCATGGATGACAACACCCAAACTACAGGCCCAACCTCAACCGTTCCCCGCTTCTCTACGGGTTCCAACACGTACgcgtcgccggcctcgagacgaggaggctACGGCCACCGTGCCTTCCTCGCTCGGTCCAGGTCCCACCGCAGCCAGGGAGACGCTTCTACTGGTGCCAACGgcaccttccctcaccgCTGGACCCACGCCGCCTTCCCTCGCACCAAGCAGACTCAAGACACCTTCCACAAGTCGATCCGTCGCTTCCAGAAGTACGACAAGCACCACCGTGGCCTTCGCACTCTGCAGCATGTGGGTGGCGGAGACCAAACCACCGAGTGGCGTACGCAGAACCACCACCTCCTGATGGGGCAGGACTGTGCCAACTTCGCGCAAGAGGAGGCAGCCTGCGATCTCCCCATGCCCCGTACCGTACGGCCTGGCATCATGGCTTccgtccgcctcgaccccgaccttcctcctctctcgGCTGAGCATCCCACGCGCGTGTGGAACGCGATACtccacgccctcgctcCGAAGCTCCAGCCCATCGTCCGCTGGGAGTACGAGAATGTCGTGCTTGGCGTGGAAGAGGGTTATGTCGCGCATGTCACCAttctccttcctccaacGCACCCTGCCATTGTGGAACATCCTGCTGCCAGCGCGCTCCCCGAAGACCGGTACTCGCGCGAGTATGCCGAGTCAGTGAAGGTGCTGGGCGGAGTGCGCAGTTGGGTCGGCCAAGGCCGTAAACGCAAGGTCAGTGGCGCTGCTCCGATTCTGATCTAACGACAGACGGACGCTCAGAACTCGACTATCACCTTATGTCTCTCCGAGAACGCGCTCGGGTGGGTATATGACCCGCAAATAATGAGCATCGACGGGAGTCTTGAGAAGACCACGGCGTTAGCGCCAGTTGTGGATCTCGGGATGGACCTCGTCAATGGCACCACTGCTTCGATCGAGTTCCAGCAGGACCATGACCTTGGAGGTGAGGTTCTATGATCAATACATGTTAACGTCAGTCTACGGCTGTCGCCTCACTGTGGGCCGGGAACCACACTTCCAGACTTACATGGAGGATACTGTTCACCCGTCGGCGCATGCCGCAGAGGAGGCTGTGTGCCGACGCGCGGTCGAACTAAACGTCCGTGTCTTCCTCGCATGGCTGCAGGAGACCGAGGTCGTTGAGGTTCAAGACCGGGCTATCGgcaccgacgacgatggcCAGATCGGGATCGACGAAGATGAGCTGCCGATCTGCGGCGTTCCGATGGTCAGCGACAACCAAACCATGAGCACCTCCGAGGGCAGGAGCGACTCTGAGaactcgagctcctccacaGGAACTGCCGTCAATGGCGTCAACGTCGGCAGCGCAGGGCTCTCCAATAACGGGGAAAccgaggcgagcgaggaAGACTACTCGGCTGGAAGgggagacggcgacgttgtTGAGCCCAATCGGCAGGTGCCGGACGCCAACCCTGAAGGCATAAGTgctctcctcccttcccctaGTGATACCCAACAGCCTGCCACTCCTCGCGCCTCCGACATTTTGATCAAGCAAGGGGGCGAAGAGACCGAGCTGTTCGTTCCTCGGCCCAAGTCGGCGGAAATCGACTGGCAGTCGCAGCTCGCGTGTAAGTACAGCTCTTGGAACGCGGCCGCCAGCTAATCGCAGATTTTTGTCACATCTCTGCTCTTCCCCCTCCAACTTACTCGCAGCGCATTGTGCGTCGCTCTCGCGAGTCGACAGTGTTTGttggcaaggtcaagaTTGAGAACGAGACTTATGAGTCGGCGTAAGTGCTGAGGTTGAGCTTAGCTCCGGCACTGACCCCAGGGATGCGTACGACACCATCTTCGTTGCTCGCCAGTCGATCGCCCGGGAGGTGTTCACAGAGACGTTTCGACAGCAGCCGGCGGCCGTGGCAGACATGCCACCGGA of Cutaneotrichosporon cavernicola HIS019 DNA, chromosome: 4 contains these proteins:
- a CDS encoding uncharacterized protein (Phospholipid metabolism-related protein), producing MVDHGLLQGEAPPSADILTAWLKEYGVLVSDGVKIVPMADGTGWRVVAARDLEPFEPIVKIPKSAILSTRTCSLPPLSTSIDSVATTSHTILGLALALLHELRLGPDSRFWGYTQSLPRATVLVPSLWPLDPNAESASAWLQGTEASRDIERRKLEGIGLDSMRRWYAATRTHLPPTRFHTGPSPFEAFAHAYSLVSTRAFLVDLYHLVALCPFADLLNHSGANHTSLASDDFVCHRCGSLPVCEHDGPDLDRLTHLEERERARLTEPDTVDMYVEMPAAAGDEVMNTYGEHLSEARLLVEWGFVPSEEDAGDALVAEAVTWEVEELLQGTKEVDVIDAVVAASSHLEECEDALLCLPSRGMYHINLAGQVSLRLFAALYARHAPLRFLLGDVRCLEEAWEMVENGCESIPINKHLVAVASDLRELVLARLQGMYRPDMEVGKMCDTREALPDDARLEHMAMTVAINERALLRSVLERWETLLAAVE